In Ovis canadensis isolate MfBH-ARS-UI-01 breed Bighorn chromosome 3, ARS-UI_OviCan_v2, whole genome shotgun sequence, one DNA window encodes the following:
- the NR2C1 gene encoding nuclear receptor subfamily 2 group C member 1 isoform X4: MASIEEIAHQIIEQQMGEIVTEQPTGQKIQIVTALDHNTQGKQFILTNHDGSTPNKVILARQDSTPGKVFFTTPDAAGVNQLFFTTPDLSTQQLQFLTDNSSSEQGPNKVFDLCVVCGDKASGRHYGAVTCEGCKGFFKRSIRKNLVYSCRGSKDCIINKHHRNRCQYCRLQRCIAFGMKQDSVQCERKPIEVSREKSSNCAASTEKIYIRKDLRSPLAATPTFVTDSETARSAGLLDSGMFVNIHQSGIKTESTMLMTPDKAVSCQGDLSTLASVVTSLANLGKTKDPAPNSNEVSMIESLSNGDTSYTSLCEFHQEMQTNGDVSRAFDTLAKALNPGESTACQSSGEGMEGNVHLIAGDSSINYIEKEGPLLSDSHLTMPSPMPEYLNVHYIGESASRLLFLSMHWALSIPSFQALGQENSISLVKAYWNELFTLGLAQCWQVMNVATILATFVNCLHSSLQQDKIPAERRKLLMEHIFKLQEFCNSMVKLCIDGYEYAYLKAIVLFSPGCLDYYFDCQL, encoded by the exons ATGGCATCCATAGAAGAAATTGCACATCAAATTATCGAACAACAAATGGGAGAG ATTGTTACAGAGCAGCCTACTGGCCAGAAAATCCAGATTGTGACAGCACTTGATCATAATACCCAAGGCAAACAGTTCATTCTGACAAATCACGATGGCTCTACTCCAAACAAAGTCATTCTGGCCAGGCAAGACTCTACTCCAGGAAAAGTTTTCTTCACGACCCCAGATGCAGCAGGTGTCAACCAGTTATTTTTTACAACTCCTGATTTGTCTACACAACAGCTCCAG TTCTTAACAGATAATTCTTCCTCAGAACAAGGACCAAATAAGGTTTTTGATCTTTGCGTAGTATGTGGAGACAAAGCATCAG GGCGTCATTATGGAGCAGTAACTTGTGAAGGCtgcaaaggattttttaaaagaagtatccGAAAAAATTTAGTTTATTCATGTCGAGGATCAAAGGACTGTATTATTAATAAACACCATCGAAATCGCTGTCAATACTGCAGGTTACAAAGATGTATTGCGTTTGGAATGAAACAAGACT CTGTTCAGTGTGAAAGAAAACCCATTGAAGTATCCAGAGAAAAATCTTCCAACTGTGCTGCTTCAACAGAAAAAATCTACATTCGAAAAGACCTTCGAAGCCCGTTAGCCGCAACTCCAACTTTTGTAACAGATAGTGAAACTGCAag GTCAGCAGGACTTTTAGATTCAGGAATGTTTGTGAATATTCATCAAtctggaataaaaactgagtcAACTATGCTGATGACACCAGATAAG gctgtatCATGTCAGGGAGATTTAAGTACATTGGCCAGTGTGGTTACATCATTAGCAAACCTTGgaaaaactaaagatcctgcTCCAAATAGTAATGAAGTGTCTATGATTGAAAGCTTAAGCAATGGTGATACTTCTTATACCTCTTTGTGTGAATTTCATCAAGAAATGCAGACTAACGGTGATGTTTCAAG GGCATTTGACACTCTCGCAAAAGCTTTGAATCCTGGAGAAAGCACAGCCTGTCAGAGCTCAGGAGAGGGCATGGAAGGAAACGTACACCTAATTGCTGGAGACTCAAGCATAAATTACATCGAAAAAGAGGGGCCACTTCTCAGCGATTCACAT CTCACCATGCCGTCTCCTATGCCTGAGTACCTGAATGTGCACTACATTGGGGAGTCTGCCTCCAGGCTGCTGTTCTTATCAATGCACTGGGCACTTTCAATTCCTTCCTTCCAGGCTCTAGG gcAAGAAAACAGCATATCATTGGTGAAAGCTTATTGGAATGAACTTTTTACTCTTGGTCTTGCCCAGTGCTGGCAAGTGATGAATGTCGCAACTATATTAGCAACATTTGTCAACTGTCTTCACAGTAGCCTTCAACAAG ataaaataccagcagaaagaagaaaattattgaTGGAACACATCTTCAAACTACAGGAGTTTTGTAACAGCATGGTAAAACTCTGCATTGATGGATATGAATATGCCTACCTGAAGGCAATAGTACTCTTCAGTCCAG
- the NR2C1 gene encoding nuclear receptor subfamily 2 group C member 1 isoform X3 → MASIEEIAHQIIEQQMGEIVTEQPTGQKIQIVTALDHNTQGKQFILTNHDGSTPNKVILARQDSTPGKVFFTTPDAAGVNQLFFTTPDLSTQQLQFLTDNSSSEQGPNKVFDLCVVCGDKASGRHYGAVTCEGCKGFFKRSIRKNLVYSCRGSKDCIINKHHRNRCQYCRLQRCIAFGMKQDSVQCERKPIEVSREKSSNCAASTEKIYIRKDLRSPLAATPTFVTDSETARSAGLLDSGMFVNIHQSGIKTESTMLMTPDKAVSCQGDLSTLASVVTSLANLGKTKDPAPNSNEVSMIESLSNGDTSYTSLCEFHQEMQTNGDVSRAFDTLAKALNPGESTACQSSGEGMEGNVHLIAGDSSINYIEKEGPLLSDSHVAFRLTMPSPMPEYLNVHYIGESASRLLFLSMHWALSIPSFQALGQENSISLVKAYWNELFTLGLAQCWQVMNVATILATFVNCLHSSLQQDKIPAERRKLLMEHIFKLQEFCNSMVKLCIDGYEYAYLKAIVLFSPGCLDYYFDCQL, encoded by the exons ATGGCATCCATAGAAGAAATTGCACATCAAATTATCGAACAACAAATGGGAGAG ATTGTTACAGAGCAGCCTACTGGCCAGAAAATCCAGATTGTGACAGCACTTGATCATAATACCCAAGGCAAACAGTTCATTCTGACAAATCACGATGGCTCTACTCCAAACAAAGTCATTCTGGCCAGGCAAGACTCTACTCCAGGAAAAGTTTTCTTCACGACCCCAGATGCAGCAGGTGTCAACCAGTTATTTTTTACAACTCCTGATTTGTCTACACAACAGCTCCAG TTCTTAACAGATAATTCTTCCTCAGAACAAGGACCAAATAAGGTTTTTGATCTTTGCGTAGTATGTGGAGACAAAGCATCAG GGCGTCATTATGGAGCAGTAACTTGTGAAGGCtgcaaaggattttttaaaagaagtatccGAAAAAATTTAGTTTATTCATGTCGAGGATCAAAGGACTGTATTATTAATAAACACCATCGAAATCGCTGTCAATACTGCAGGTTACAAAGATGTATTGCGTTTGGAATGAAACAAGACT CTGTTCAGTGTGAAAGAAAACCCATTGAAGTATCCAGAGAAAAATCTTCCAACTGTGCTGCTTCAACAGAAAAAATCTACATTCGAAAAGACCTTCGAAGCCCGTTAGCCGCAACTCCAACTTTTGTAACAGATAGTGAAACTGCAag GTCAGCAGGACTTTTAGATTCAGGAATGTTTGTGAATATTCATCAAtctggaataaaaactgagtcAACTATGCTGATGACACCAGATAAG gctgtatCATGTCAGGGAGATTTAAGTACATTGGCCAGTGTGGTTACATCATTAGCAAACCTTGgaaaaactaaagatcctgcTCCAAATAGTAATGAAGTGTCTATGATTGAAAGCTTAAGCAATGGTGATACTTCTTATACCTCTTTGTGTGAATTTCATCAAGAAATGCAGACTAACGGTGATGTTTCAAG GGCATTTGACACTCTCGCAAAAGCTTTGAATCCTGGAGAAAGCACAGCCTGTCAGAGCTCAGGAGAGGGCATGGAAGGAAACGTACACCTAATTGCTGGAGACTCAAGCATAAATTACATCGAAAAAGAGGGGCCACTTCTCAGCGATTCACATGTAGCTTTCAGG CTCACCATGCCGTCTCCTATGCCTGAGTACCTGAATGTGCACTACATTGGGGAGTCTGCCTCCAGGCTGCTGTTCTTATCAATGCACTGGGCACTTTCAATTCCTTCCTTCCAGGCTCTAGG gcAAGAAAACAGCATATCATTGGTGAAAGCTTATTGGAATGAACTTTTTACTCTTGGTCTTGCCCAGTGCTGGCAAGTGATGAATGTCGCAACTATATTAGCAACATTTGTCAACTGTCTTCACAGTAGCCTTCAACAAG ataaaataccagcagaaagaagaaaattattgaTGGAACACATCTTCAAACTACAGGAGTTTTGTAACAGCATGGTAAAACTCTGCATTGATGGATATGAATATGCCTACCTGAAGGCAATAGTACTCTTCAGTCCAG